From a region of the Mauremys mutica isolate MM-2020 ecotype Southern chromosome 12, ASM2049712v1, whole genome shotgun sequence genome:
- the LOC123345709 gene encoding melanin-concentrating hormone receptor 1-like isoform X1: protein MASENSLPLCPRNCSAWAPRNGSVAERAAPYTNVIMPSLFGIICFLGIVGNLIVIYTIVKKKKLRCKQTVPDIFIFNLSIVDLLFLLGMPFLIHQLLGNGAWYFGAPLCTIITALDTNSQITSTNILTVMTLDRYLATVYPLKSTYVRTPCVAASVICLVWLLSFLTIIPVWMYAGLMPLEDGTVRCALLLPNPETDVYWFTLYQFMLAFAIPLIVICVVYFKILQHMATTVVPLPQRSLQVRTKKVTRMAVAICSAFFICWAPFYILQLVHLGIDTPSVAFFYAYNFAISLGYANSCLNPFLYIALSETFKRQFMVAIRPAKEQFRNNSSINNNSATEASVCLKLAPESTQQTQFLEDFSPHSLPVTVAVH, encoded by the coding sequence TGGCAGAAAGGGCAGCCCCCTACACCAATGTGATCATGCCTAGCCTATTCGGCATCATCTGTTTCCTGGGCATTGTCGGGAATCTCATCGTTATCTACACCATTGTCAAGAAGAAGAAGCTGAGGTGCAAGCAGACCGTGCCCGACATCTTCATTTTCAACCTCTCCATCGTGGATCTCCTCTTCCTGCTGGGCATGCCTTTCCTCATCCACCAGCTCCTTGGTAACGGCGCCTGGTATTTCGGGGCTCCTTTGTGCACCATCATCACTGCCTTGGACACCAACAGCCAGATCACCAGCACCAACATCCTGACAGTGATGACCCTTGACCGTTACCTGGCAACCGTCTACCCTCTGAAATCCACCTATGTCCGGACACCATGTGTAGCGGCCTCAGTAATCTGCTTGGTATGGCTCCTTTCCTTCCTGACCATCATTCCCGTGTGGATGTATGCAGGCCTGATGCCTCTGGAGGATGGGACTGTCCGCTGTGCTCTCTTGCTTCCCAACCCCGAGACTGATGTCTACTGGTTCACGCTCTACCAGTTCATGCTGGCCTTTGCTATCCCACTGATTGTCATCTGTGTTGTTTATTTTAAGATCCTCCAGCACATGGCTACCACTGTGGtcccccttccccagaggagccTCCAGGTACGTACCAAGAAAGTCACCCGCATGGCAGTTGCTATCTGCTCTGCCTTTTTCATTTGCTGGGCCCCTTTCTACATCCTCCAGCTGGTGCATCTCGGCATTGACACGCCTTCTGTTGCCTTCTTCTATGCCTATAACTTCGCCATTAGCTTGGGCTATGCCAACAGCTGCCTCAACCCCTTCCTCTACATTGCCCTGAGTGAGACCTTCAAGCGCCAGTTCATGGTGGCCATCCGTCCTGCCAAGGAGCAGTTCCGCAACAATAGTTCCATCAACAACAACAGCGCAACAGAGGCCAGTGTGTGCCTAAAGCTTGCACCGGAATCCACTCAGCAGACTCAATTTCTGGAGGATTTTTCCCCACACTCTCTGCCTGTGACTGTCGCTGTTCACTAG
- the LOC123345709 gene encoding melanin-concentrating hormone receptor 1-like isoform X2 yields the protein MRHREVAERAAPYTNVIMPSLFGIICFLGIVGNLIVIYTIVKKKKLRCKQTVPDIFIFNLSIVDLLFLLGMPFLIHQLLGNGAWYFGAPLCTIITALDTNSQITSTNILTVMTLDRYLATVYPLKSTYVRTPCVAASVICLVWLLSFLTIIPVWMYAGLMPLEDGTVRCALLLPNPETDVYWFTLYQFMLAFAIPLIVICVVYFKILQHMATTVVPLPQRSLQVRTKKVTRMAVAICSAFFICWAPFYILQLVHLGIDTPSVAFFYAYNFAISLGYANSCLNPFLYIALSETFKRQFMVAIRPAKEQFRNNSSINNNSATEASVCLKLAPESTQQTQFLEDFSPHSLPVTVAVH from the coding sequence TGGCAGAAAGGGCAGCCCCCTACACCAATGTGATCATGCCTAGCCTATTCGGCATCATCTGTTTCCTGGGCATTGTCGGGAATCTCATCGTTATCTACACCATTGTCAAGAAGAAGAAGCTGAGGTGCAAGCAGACCGTGCCCGACATCTTCATTTTCAACCTCTCCATCGTGGATCTCCTCTTCCTGCTGGGCATGCCTTTCCTCATCCACCAGCTCCTTGGTAACGGCGCCTGGTATTTCGGGGCTCCTTTGTGCACCATCATCACTGCCTTGGACACCAACAGCCAGATCACCAGCACCAACATCCTGACAGTGATGACCCTTGACCGTTACCTGGCAACCGTCTACCCTCTGAAATCCACCTATGTCCGGACACCATGTGTAGCGGCCTCAGTAATCTGCTTGGTATGGCTCCTTTCCTTCCTGACCATCATTCCCGTGTGGATGTATGCAGGCCTGATGCCTCTGGAGGATGGGACTGTCCGCTGTGCTCTCTTGCTTCCCAACCCCGAGACTGATGTCTACTGGTTCACGCTCTACCAGTTCATGCTGGCCTTTGCTATCCCACTGATTGTCATCTGTGTTGTTTATTTTAAGATCCTCCAGCACATGGCTACCACTGTGGtcccccttccccagaggagccTCCAGGTACGTACCAAGAAAGTCACCCGCATGGCAGTTGCTATCTGCTCTGCCTTTTTCATTTGCTGGGCCCCTTTCTACATCCTCCAGCTGGTGCATCTCGGCATTGACACGCCTTCTGTTGCCTTCTTCTATGCCTATAACTTCGCCATTAGCTTGGGCTATGCCAACAGCTGCCTCAACCCCTTCCTCTACATTGCCCTGAGTGAGACCTTCAAGCGCCAGTTCATGGTGGCCATCCGTCCTGCCAAGGAGCAGTTCCGCAACAATAGTTCCATCAACAACAACAGCGCAACAGAGGCCAGTGTGTGCCTAAAGCTTGCACCGGAATCCACTCAGCAGACTCAATTTCTGGAGGATTTTTCCCCACACTCTCTGCCTGTGACTGTCGCTGTTCACTAG
- the LOC123345709 gene encoding melanin-concentrating hormone receptor 1-like isoform X3: MPSLFGIICFLGIVGNLIVIYTIVKKKKLRCKQTVPDIFIFNLSIVDLLFLLGMPFLIHQLLGNGAWYFGAPLCTIITALDTNSQITSTNILTVMTLDRYLATVYPLKSTYVRTPCVAASVICLVWLLSFLTIIPVWMYAGLMPLEDGTVRCALLLPNPETDVYWFTLYQFMLAFAIPLIVICVVYFKILQHMATTVVPLPQRSLQVRTKKVTRMAVAICSAFFICWAPFYILQLVHLGIDTPSVAFFYAYNFAISLGYANSCLNPFLYIALSETFKRQFMVAIRPAKEQFRNNSSINNNSATEASVCLKLAPESTQQTQFLEDFSPHSLPVTVAVH, encoded by the coding sequence ATGCCTAGCCTATTCGGCATCATCTGTTTCCTGGGCATTGTCGGGAATCTCATCGTTATCTACACCATTGTCAAGAAGAAGAAGCTGAGGTGCAAGCAGACCGTGCCCGACATCTTCATTTTCAACCTCTCCATCGTGGATCTCCTCTTCCTGCTGGGCATGCCTTTCCTCATCCACCAGCTCCTTGGTAACGGCGCCTGGTATTTCGGGGCTCCTTTGTGCACCATCATCACTGCCTTGGACACCAACAGCCAGATCACCAGCACCAACATCCTGACAGTGATGACCCTTGACCGTTACCTGGCAACCGTCTACCCTCTGAAATCCACCTATGTCCGGACACCATGTGTAGCGGCCTCAGTAATCTGCTTGGTATGGCTCCTTTCCTTCCTGACCATCATTCCCGTGTGGATGTATGCAGGCCTGATGCCTCTGGAGGATGGGACTGTCCGCTGTGCTCTCTTGCTTCCCAACCCCGAGACTGATGTCTACTGGTTCACGCTCTACCAGTTCATGCTGGCCTTTGCTATCCCACTGATTGTCATCTGTGTTGTTTATTTTAAGATCCTCCAGCACATGGCTACCACTGTGGtcccccttccccagaggagccTCCAGGTACGTACCAAGAAAGTCACCCGCATGGCAGTTGCTATCTGCTCTGCCTTTTTCATTTGCTGGGCCCCTTTCTACATCCTCCAGCTGGTGCATCTCGGCATTGACACGCCTTCTGTTGCCTTCTTCTATGCCTATAACTTCGCCATTAGCTTGGGCTATGCCAACAGCTGCCTCAACCCCTTCCTCTACATTGCCCTGAGTGAGACCTTCAAGCGCCAGTTCATGGTGGCCATCCGTCCTGCCAAGGAGCAGTTCCGCAACAATAGTTCCATCAACAACAACAGCGCAACAGAGGCCAGTGTGTGCCTAAAGCTTGCACCGGAATCCACTCAGCAGACTCAATTTCTGGAGGATTTTTCCCCACACTCTCTGCCTGTGACTGTCGCTGTTCACTAG